Sequence from the Candidatus Berkelbacteria bacterium genome:
GCTAGATGCTCGAACAGGTAATTCAGGGCGGTTTGGTGATTCTTTGCCTCGAGTTGCTCCGTCAAACTTTTATTTGGTAGCGCGACATTGTCAAAGAGCACGGCAGCGGTATCCGGCTCGGTGAGCATGCTCCCCTCAATGCTATTGCTGTGGTAGGTGAGTTTCAAGATAAACTCGTCGCGAATATCTGGATTAGCCAGGATCGCGCGCAGTATGTTCGGGTGCGTGGTTGCCTTGTTGCGTAGGAGCTTTTTCTTAGCGGTCAGTTGGTTGGCCGGAATGCGCCGCTCACCAGTGACGTTTAGGAATAGTTCGTCGATGGCCACAAGTTTGCTGGGGCGTGGTGTCGCCTTGCCGGTCCACCAGTGATTGAACGCCACAAATGACACTCCGAGTTTCTCGGCAAGTTTGGTTTGCGTTAGACCAGTGGCTTTCTGAATGATTTCGAGTTTTTGACGGGTAGTCATAGCATTCCTGACTTCGTAATCAGATGATACCAAACTTTATAAAGAAATTCAATATTTAGATTGTATATAAAGTTACAGTTTCAAGGAATCTGACTGATTGCACAGTTAATTTGTCAATTGAAGAGACTATTTTCAAACCGTTTCTTTGAGCATAGGCATTGGGTGAAAGATTGCTGATGCCTTGGTGGGGCCGGCGATTGTTGTAGAAATTAATCCAGCGCTGGGTAGCCGCCAGCAAACTCTCCCAGCGAGTAAGACGGTCTTCGTTTGGCAACGGCATACTTGAAGATGCCGACAAAGCACAAGTTTACCGATGTATCTCACCAAAGACACCTGCAAAACCTGCTGTCGTTTCATCGATGAGGAGTTGCTCGTGACGCTCATCAATATCATCGATGGCGTTACAACTTTCGACAAGCCCCAACAGCCCAAAAGCATCCTCGATCATGCCGTCAGTGCTATCAAGCAAATGAAATGGGAGCGGGAATTTGAACGCCATTTCGAAGGCGAAAAAATGCGGGTGCGCCGCGTTCATTATCAGGCAGACGTGGTGCCAGATCTTGAAACGATCGTCATCCGCACACGGGACGAGATGAATAGAAACCAAGTCCTAGCATACTTCGGCTGGTATGAGGAGAACGTCCTCGGCTATCTTAGAAGCTAACGATACGGCGCCCGTCAGGGCGCTGATTTCTTTTAATCGCTAAAAACCTTGCGGGGCAATTTAGATTGGTTGACAATCGCCATAAATGTACCAACGTTGATTGGTCGATTGCCGCCGTGAATAGGCACAGGTACGGTCGCTCCCGTTTGGGAGTTATACAAAATCTGGTGATTGCCCCGTTGCCGAGTTAGTTCAAAGCCATGCTTCTTCAAAATCTTGATCAGCTTTTTAGCCGGCAAAGGATGCATGACGTTTGCCCAGGGAGCGCTTTGGAGATTTAACTTCAATTTCTGAAAAGATTGGACGAGTAACTTTGGGAGCAATCGACTCGCCTTGAGCCACTAACTCCTCAAGCCAAAGTTCAAGTACTTCCCGGGCCATTTTTTGCGCTTCTTCAAAAGTCCGACCAAAAGTCACACAGCCCAGAAAATCCGGAAATGAAACATCATAACCACCCTCTGAAG
This genomic interval carries:
- a CDS encoding Fic family protein, translated to MTTRQKLEIIQKATGLTQTKLAEKLGVSFVAFNHWWTGKATPRPSKLVAIDELFLNVTGERRIPANQLTAKKKLLRNKATTHPNILRAILANPDIRDEFILKLTYHSNSIEGSMLTEPDTAAVLFDNVALPNKSLTEQLEAKNHQTALNYLFEHLAGGGKVTEEFVLKLHCILMNGVQADAGTYRNHAVRILGISLPTANHVSVPTRIAELMKQTVRRTTDMIALATRVHSQFEQIHPFSDGNGRVGRLLMNAMLLRSNLPPAIIRQEEKQLYYTYLYKAQTEGDQSQLEDYLCEAVLGGFGILERA
- a CDS encoding type II toxin-antitoxin system HicA family toxin, which translates into the protein MHPLPAKKLIKILKKHGFELTRQRGNHQILYNSQTGATVPVPIHGGNRPINVGTFMAIVNQSKLPRKVFSD
- a CDS encoding type II toxin-antitoxin system HicB family antitoxin, whose translation is MQSANKQLYVAIFKPSSEGGYDVSFPDFLGCVTFGRTFEEAQKMAREVLELWLEELVAQGESIAPKVTRPIFSEIEVKSPKRSLGKRHASFAG